A stretch of DNA from Strigops habroptila isolate Jane chromosome 1, bStrHab1.2.pri, whole genome shotgun sequence:
gcaccctcacagggaagaacttctgcctaagagctcatctcagtctcccctttggcaggttaaagtcattcccccttgtccaggctgctgctgaaatacCTTATGAAGAGACTCCCTCCTCCACTCTAACATTCATGGCCCATCTCTGAAGAACCTCCTACTCCAGCTCCTAAAAGGCACAGTGGGATTGTGACCTGAGTGGTCCCAAGTGACCACAGCATAAGACAGGAGCAGAAGCACCACTTCTTAGGCTCTGGCTTTTGTAGGGACACACCAGGCCCATGATGAGGAGCCTCACCTCATGAACACACTCCATACACAGTGGCTTTCTCCGTGTGTTTATCCAAACTACATCCCAGGGATCGGGCCTCACCCCAGAGCCCTCTTCACACGAGGCTAAAACTCCccggggcaggagcaggggctgggggcaaAGTTCTTCAGTAGAGTTCATGCTGAGAGGTCGCTGTTATCGAACCTCTCCTGGTCATACACCTCTGCCACCACCTTCCTCCCTGCAAACCAGCGCCCATTCAGCGCCTGGATGGCTTTGTGAGTCTCTGAGGCCATGGAGAACTCCACAAAGATCTTGACAATGATCTCGGcgtcctcctcctctccttgctTCTCCTGGTAGATGATGACCCTGTTCACAGCTCCGAATTTGCCACATTCTTCGGTCACTTCTCCTTCCAGGTCATCATCAATGTCCTTTGGATCCACCATGTTGCGAAGCACCATCACAGTGGACTGCAGAGAAAGGGACAAGTGAGTTAATACACCAGAGACACTGAGATCAAATCTGCAAACCCCCACTAGACCCTGCACATACCTGAGCCCCAGACGTTCCAGTGCTAGGGCATTACAAGCATATTCCAGGGGAACCAACAATGTCCCAGGGATAAATCAGTACATTTTCTTCCCAGGCATCCAAAGCATAAGCAAACCTCCCTCATGGTGTGGCTGGCCTCGGGCAGGGAAGCCCTTGGCCATTCCTGGGCTTCTCCTAGACCCATTCCTAAAGCACAACTCACCTGGAGACCATGATTTTCCTTGTGCTGTTCCTATCcagttctttttgctttgtcttcttCAACACCACCATTGTGTGTGTTTTACATTTCTCCTCATCTCTAAACCAAGTACCAGGATCAACCAGGTCTTTCACAGCTCTGACAACTGAGGGTTCACCAGGTACATCCCATTACAGCGGATAACTACACGAGTCAGTCAGAGCACATGCAACAGACCTCTCATgtatcatggaatggtttgtgttggaagggacctgaaagctcatccagttccaaccccctgccctgggcagggacaccttccactagagcaggttgctccaagcccctgtgtccaacctggccttgaacactgtcagggatggggcagccacagcttctttgggcaacccgttccagcGTCccacacagggaagaacttctacgatctcatctcaatctcccctctggcaggttaaagccattccccttgtcctgtccccacaggcccttgtccaaagcccctctccaggtttcttgtagcccctttaggcactgggagctgctctaaggtctccccttaaggagccttctcttctccaggctgccccagcccagctctctcagcctgtctccagagcagagctgctccagcccttgcagcagctccgtggtctcctctggactcgctccaacagctccacgtgCCTCTTGTGCCCCAGAGGTGGACgaggactgcagggggggtctccccagagcgcagcagagggggagaatcccctcctGACCTGGTGGCCACCACAGACacctcccagcccagcctctTCTCACCGCTTGACTAGTCTGAACTCTCAGAGAAGCTCTGAGAAGATCCTACAGGCAGCGTAAGAGCCATCACAAGCAGCGCACAAGCTGGTTGCCTTCACAGCCCCTCATCAGCTCTGTGGGGTACCTACAACGTGTGCTGCAAGGTAGACTGCACCTCATTAGGGCTGTCCTAAAGCCAGGAATGCTGCCATGAACCTGCTGCACCCACCTCCTGCTTCCGGAGCAGCTTCTGCATCACCATGTGGCGGGCGCTGCTGCCCGAGATGCTCATGTGCTCCTGCTCACTCAGCATCTCCGGCCGCTCTGACTCCTGGaacacctcctcctcctccttctccttcttgacCTCCATGAGGCCCAGTGCTGGGGGACTCGCCAGGATAGGATTCACAACTCCCACTTGTGGAATGGTGACGGGAATAGGAGGCCGGGCAGGGGTGACACCTGCAAGAGCACAAACTCTGTAGTGTAAAGAGAAGAGCTGATGCTCTGCAAGCCCCAGGTACACACCAGGCAGCGTAAGAGCATCACAGAACGGGGATGGCTTTATTTGCTCTGCACCAACCCCACCAGGGAGACAAAAGCAGGACACAGGCACCCTACACTGGCCCAGAAAGGAGTTAgggtgcaggactttgcatgGGGTGACAATGATCCCCATTCTCCCTCGGTGCCAGGCACTCCTGCTGGAAGTCCATGTCCTGTCATATCTATTACACACCAAAATCAATTCCTGATACACAACTGGAAAACTAAAAGCTCCTGCCaaggctgggcagggaggagggatcCAGTGTCACGTTCAACCTGGCTGAGCTACAGCTCCAGGGAACGTGCTTTGGAGCAGGTACCTGAGTGACCAACCTGTAATGACTCCGGGTGCTTGTGCTGCCATCACAGCCTGCGGCAAAGCCCCCAGGGGCTGGGCCAGCGTCAGGGCTGGAGACACCAGCCCCGGGGTGGCCAAAGTGCCTAGAACCGCTGCTCCTGCCACCGCTTCCTGCAAGACAGAGAGACCCAACACATCACCCCGTGGTTGTGTTCCTGCTGCCCGAGAGGTCACCCCGCAGGTGCGCTCAGCTGTGGCTCAGCTCATTCTACACCTAAACCAGCAGATGTGTGACCAAGAGTTGGCAGCTCCTACTGCTACTGTGAGAGGACAGTTTGTCACCCAGAGACACGGAGACACCGAGTCCTGGAAGGAAAACGTTCTGCAACTCAAATCCCATCCACCCTCTCAAGCTGCTGTTTACTGACAGCACCAGGAGATTCAATACATCATTTGAAAAGTGAAGGCATTCTAGAGCAAGAGTCGTCTCTATTTGATTCCATCTGCATGAATAAAGCTGCACAAATAAAGCTCCTTACTGACACCAAAGAATGTGATCCATTTAAAAAGATGGATGGGGGCTGCCATCCCACCCCTCTGGTGACAGCACCAGGGCTCTTGGGGAACAGCTTCAGTCCTTCCTAAGGGCTGTGCCCGAAGGTCAGTCCTTGTCTGACTGAGAGAACACTGTGGTCAAAGGCACTCTGCGAGCAGCCAAGGTGAGGGAGAgtacagctctgctgcctgcaacTGCAACTTCCATAGGAGCTGCACCAGAAACCCTGCCTCTGGTCCCCATCCTGCAGGTGCAGGCACCAACCCAGCACCAAAACTGGCCTTAGTGACCCACCACCCACAGCAGAGATCAGTGCCCATGAGACAACCACATAGCTGACTTTCACTGATGAGACCCCACTGACCTTCACCACTGTCCACGACTGGAAACTTCCTTCAACTTCCAGCCTTGGAACACTTTATAACCACTTCTGGTGCCTCTTCCCCCATTCTCTCACCCGCCTCCCTCCACACACAGCACCTGAGCAAAAACCTGATGCACCTTCAGCACTTCCCTACAAGCCAAACCTCTCCCAGGTTCTTCCTGCATGTTAGGTTTTCCAATCCTCCCAATAATTCTATTTTATACCTTCTATAACCCAAATACACATCGTGACTCTGGATGCTGGAGTCAAAAAATGTTCAAGATGAACATGGTGTGAAATGATAAACCACGTCCATAGAACTACTGAGAATACTGGGTGGAAAACACAGCCCAGGATCCCAGCTTGCTTTCATCGCTCTTCAGGCTCTTTCACTCATGCTTCAGCTGCCGACATCCTTCTCTCCCATGTTTTCGTGGGCTCCTGTAAGCCCCCTCACTGGGGAGCAGGAACTTCCACGGTTTTGTTCCTTCAGTGCAGTACCTTTACCAGTAACTGCTGCGTGGATCTCACTCCAACCTGCTGTGATACTCCATGACTAACACATCCATGTCTGTGCTGCAGTTACCTCCACATGTCCTCCCAGTGCCTACAACAGCCACTGCTATTGTGActggaagggtttgggttggaagaaaccctaaagctcatctagttccgacACCTCCTTGTTTCTGAACAGCCTAAAGCCATCATTCACCTTCCACCCTACTCCATGGGCAGTcttttcagcagctcctgggacTGTTACTGCCATCATTGCCTGTCTCCTCTAATGCACCTTCACGTGTTCTTTTAGCCTCTGCCACAACCACCTCCTTAGCCACAGGTCTGCCTCTCCAGACAAGGATCCCCTTCCCATCTTCCACTCCCTTTGACAAAGTCCTGACCAGCTGTGCCAGATGCCATTCTGCAGTGCTGGAATATCAGATCCTCACAAGTCTCATGGCTAAGCTCTTACAGAGGAAATGCTGGGAACAGGGCATGACCCAGGCCAAGGGCTGTCCCTCCAGCAGTGCCCAGAGCAGTGGAGCCACCACCCACTTGTCTCCAGCAGTGTCACCCCGCTGTCCCTGTGGTGGGGTGGCTGCAGCGGGGCCTCACCTGGGCCGTGATCTTGGCTGTGGCGGCGGCAGCAGCCACGGCGGCGGCCGGGGGGAGCCCTCCCGGTGTGGCTGGGGTCAGCAGAGGCATCGGGGGCGTCACGGCCTTGCCCACACGCAGGTACTGCCCGCCCAGGTCGAAGAGGTTCATGGAGGACACGGCGTCCTGAGAGGACTGCGCCTTCTCGTActctgcagggacacagggGCTCCACGTGAGGCTGCGGCACCCAACCAGCGGCTGCCGCCTCACAGATCAGCCCAACCTGCACAGAGACACCCCAACCGGCAGCTGCCGCCTCACAGATCACCCCAACCTGCATTGGGACACCCCAACCCGCACTGtgagagcagcacagggacacCCCAACCTGCACTGTGAGAGCAGCACAGTGACACCCCAACCTGCATTGTTGAGAACAAAAATCTCAGCTGTAATTGTATCTCTTATGTTCAGGCACACTCTGTCCAAACTGATTTACAGCCCATTGCCTAATGCTACCCTGCCACtaattacagaggaaaaagaggggCAAGGCAGGGGATGGGCAGGGTCAAGCAAGGGACTGGCGGGGACAAGCAGGGGACTGGCCTCCCCCGAGACCGGTACCGATGAATCCGTAGCCTTTGTGCTTCCCGGTGGTGGGGTCTCGCGCCAACGTGCAGGATTTGATCTTCCCGAAGGCCTCGAACACGCTCTTGATGTCGTCGTCAGACAGGTCCTGGTGCACCGATGCCACATAGATGCGGTTGAAGGCTCGAGCCTCCTCTGCCAGCTGGTCTATGATGGGCTGAGCCTGCCCAATGTTACTGGGCCTCCCGACCTGCAGGGAGGCACGGAGCCATGGAATCGTGGAGCCACGGAACCATGCAATCATGGAGCCATGGAATCATGGAGCCACGgagtctgggttggaaaagacttttaagatcaagtccaaccagtccccagcattgccaaggccaccactaatccatggcactgagggcctcgtctacacagtatgtgaacacctccagggacggtgactccagcactgccctgggcagcctttcccaatgcctgagcaccctctggggaaggaattgttcctcatctccatctaaacctcccctggtgcagcttaaagccatttcctcttgtcccatctcttgttccttgggagcagacACGAggcacctcctggctccatcctcatCCAGCCAACAGCCCATGGGCCATCCTGCAGAGCAGTGTCCTGAGCACCCATCCAAACCCAACCCCAGTCATAAGGCCATGATCAGGAAAGCTGACTCAGCTCTGGGTTACATCCTGCACCACAGGAGATTCCACAGAACTGAGAGCACGgaccctgctccctcctccaccCCATTTGTGTTCCCTGACATGCcaaagggaagagaagctgcgtggagacctcagagcagcttccagtgtctgaatggggcctacaaggatgctggagagggagccttcatcagggactgtagtgacaggacaaggggtgatggatttaaactgaaacaggggagatttaggttggatataaggaagaagttcttccctgtgagggtgctgaggtgctggcacagggtgcccagagaagctgtggctgccccatccctggcagtgttcaaggccaggttggacacaggggcttggagcaacctgctctagtggaaggtgtccctgcccgtggcagggggttggaactggatgagctttaaggtcccttccaccccaacccattccatggtTCTCTGATTCTAAACCCTCTCAGTCATCAAACACTGCAGAGTGCGTCAGGGATCAATGCAGGGTATAAAACACTCCACAGAAAATGCCAGATTCCCCCAATTTAAACCGGCAAAGCTTCCCCTTTGCAAGATCCCCTCTCGCTGTCTGAGAACACACAGCTACAATCCCTCATTGCTCCTGTTCTTGCTGAATGCTCCCTGTTGTCCTTCTGCTTGTCCCTCACACCATACGCAGGCACAACACAAGTTTGATGCTGCTTATCCACCATCCACTGGTCCAGGATAAGGCAGCACTAAAATATCAAGAATCACCTATGGTTCGAACTCAAGGGGCTTCCATTCTGTGAGGTGGAAAAGCCTGAGCCAGCTAAGCAGAACTGGCTGCTGGGCTTTAGCAGTGTGCAGAGGCTCTCCTCAGAGAGACAGACCCAGAGCCATCATGTACCCAACAGGTGGAATATCGAGGTCTAGCATGGAACAGACCTCGGGTTACCTTCCACATGTGGGGAGCATTCCAAGGCAGGAACCCACTACTCACAGGAGAGAGAACCAAGAGCTTTCCAAGCATTCCTGCTACTCACCTTGATGTTTCTTCCCCCAAGCATGACAGAATTCATCTGCTCCAAGGCCAGCTGAGCAGCTTCAGGAACCTCATATtccacaaaagcaaaaccctAGGACAGAAGGAGACACTTGAatcccaccagctctgcctcGTGGCCAAGACTTCTCATGTTCTAGATCCCTGCTGTGGCCTGAGAAGGTGTTTCCTTAAAGAAGCTTtattaaaagaggaaaactgcaCACGGAAGTACTGAGAGGAAGCTACAGGCTTCCACAGCCTCTCATGCTTGGAAGCCCAAGAGCAAAAGCCCACTGCACACAAGATGTATCCTCCATGCACACCACCCCCAGGCATATCTGGCCCTGCCAAGCTCAATAGAACAGGCAGCAACAAATCTTTAGCTCAGTGATTAACCCTACAAGGATAAGGGCTCTGTCCTCTCCCAGATACATTCAGGAAGGCCTAGGAGAGAAGACAAACCATCACTCAAGGGCTGTTAACCCACCTTGTGCTTCATGGTCACTGAGTCCCAGGACATATCAATGCTTTTTATGGGTCCAAAGGGGGCAAAGGCCTGGCGAATGGTGTCCTCTCCCAGCTCGTAGTATATGGAGCCCACGTACACGCGACACATGATGGCCAGAGCACGCTGCCTCTGAGCTGCCATCTGTATTGGAAAGAAGAACTGGCTGGTTAGCTCAGGGGTGGCCCTGGACCTCagcacctccttcccttcctccttccctccctggaGCTATggcccagcagcaggcagctcctCGCCGGGCTGCAGCACACGTGCCAATGGGGAAGCCTTCTCCTGCTCGGAGCACACACAGCGGGAGTGGCCGAGGAACAGCCCCCTCCCAGGGCAGTGCGATGGGCTCTGCCACCTCCAAGCCTCAGCATCAACCCCACCGGGAGGTCTGACCCTCCCCAGCCTCATCACAGCTCCAGCAACGCttgcaggaggagaaaataactTCACTGTGGGACAATTCCCCCTCCAGGCAGCAAAGGACTCCATCCTAGCCACTATTCACCAGCCCTCCCATTCCCTCCCACACGGGACAACAGAGATCCAACACTGGGCACCACCACGGCCTTTCCCCGCCCCCCATCCACCCTCCcagccagcaaagcagctggatttgggaacctcctccccacccccttgAGCACctcacccccctccccaggcaggacGAGCTCCAGGACTAGGCACCACGTCCACCGCTTGAAGCAAAGAGAAACCAAAGGGTTAATGGGACCTCCCAGCTCAGTGTGTGGTGCCAgtactgctgctgcctgctgccgCCGGCCCAGAGTGGTGCAGCCCCAAAGCCTCCACCCTCGGGTGCAGAGAAGGGTCTCTGGGCTATTTTCTCCTAAATATGCCTGAAAACCTGTTTGCAAGACAAATCCCGCCATTCCTTTCAGCAGGAATCCACAACAAGCAGCAAATCCCTCAATTCCTTGGGACCCTTAGGGCAGCTCTAGAGCTGCTGCTAActctgggaaggggctgggccAGGCCCAGCAGCGTGTCCTGGCACCAAGCAGGAATCAGGCTACGTGGAGGCAGCTCCCTAAGACTGAACTGCAGTGGCTGGAGACAGGCAGAGGGCTCCTGCTCTGGTGGCACTGGTGGAGCCAGCGGCAAgccaagggctgctgcaggggaggcaAAGGCAGCGTTAGGCTGGAGGCCCCTCaccacagcacagtgctgggagTTCtgcaccaccacctcctcccaccACCCTGCTCAGGAGGGATCCCTGTGAGATGCTGTCTGAGGAACACCTAAAACCAGCGTAAGCATGTGTCCGGGGCTGCTGCGCCTCAACCAGCAGAACAGAGGGACAGGGGGTCACAGCCTCTGCCTGAAGAAATCTTCTCCCTCACAGCACCCACAGTATGGGACTGCATAGACCACAGgaggacaggctggagaggttCAACTCCTGTTCTGGAATTCAGGATACTATAAAGAGGAATGGTTCTCACCCCACGCTGCTGCTCCTCAAGTGACATTAAGCTCAGGGGTGATCCTGGACCTCAGGGTCCTCTCGCCTGGTTTAACACTTCCCGTTAAGAACAAGCTCTTGTTCAAGTTACTGTGCTGTGACCGGGAGCACTATGGCACGTGCAGGACAGCTGAGGTGGTCTCTCAGGTTCTCCAACACATTCCCAGCTTGGGTGCAGGAAAGCCAGTGATCAGCAGCCCCTCAGTATGTGGTGTGTCCATGGAGGAGGTCagagccaccaccaccacctcgCCCCAGGTGTTTGAGTGGAGAACCTCACTCAGACTGTGAGAAACCTCTACTGTCTCACTGGGGAGCGCTTCTGGTCAAGCCCCTGCTCGTGCAGCCTCGCACAGAGACTCTTCACCCTCTGAAATACAGAGACATGAAGAGGACATGTTCTCCTCTCGTTATCCATGCCACAGGAGGAAGGGCAGTGGCATCTGTCCTCTCCTCTGCAGGACGAAATCCACATCTTAccctgctgcagaggggcaATAGGAGGGGTGGCCTTAGGAAGACCTTTACATCAGCAATGTTGGGAATCTGGACCTGAAACGGGCAGGACTGGGGTGGACCATGGTGGCTACGTGTGGATCACTAACAGGAACCGGGAGCATCAAGTCAGGGTGATGCAGTGGACCTGTGAACTAAGCACATGACAGTGTCAGAAACTCATCTCTGGAAACCCCACTGGCTGCACCAAGTAGATTTTACTGGTAACtggccctcctcctcctctaaAATGGAGTTTGAAGTACCTGCAGCCTCCACTTGCCCTCAGGGACATGGGTTAGTGCTGGGGAGTGGTTGGGACTTGATcgtcttaaaggtcttttccaacctggtcgATTCTATGCTTCATAAAGGCAGCGGTTAATAGTTGTCATGTTGCTGTCAAGTGCTTATGAAGGTTTAAAGACAAGCCAAAGCATCATCTTGCTCCTTTACACAAAGTCACCACTGCTGGCTTGTTCTaatccagcagcaccaggaaaCGGTGCTCATCTTACTGTGGCAGGGAGATGCTGTGCCGCAATGCCCAGAGGGGTAAGGAGCCAGGAAGATTCCATCCCAGGCACCAAGATCCTCATGGAGGAACGGATCAGTCTTGTCAGCAAGTGCTGGGCAGACAGAGCTCTGTGTTCTGCATTCCTGATGGGCTCTGGGATAAAGCACTTGCTGGGATCGGAGCATCTTAACAGCACTGAACAGCACCAGAGCTGAAGGCTCCAGTGCAGGCTCCTGCCTCTGGGTCCTGTCCAGCAGCCTCCCTACAGGAATGGCTGAGGAAAAGGAGGCACCAGACTCTGCCCTTGATGCTAATTGGAAATTCACCATTTCCAGCACAGGCTTTTCACTGCCCGGCTGTGAATAAGGAgccaaaaatgttttataaagcaCAAGCGCTGGAGTTCTGCTCATGAGGAACATTCACATGAACTGGGAGGAGGTTCTTGGGTGCCCAATTCACAGGGAGATGCGTGCTCCCATCCGATTCCAACTTTACTTTCCCTGATAAAACCTCCTTTGGCTCCCCTGCTGACATACTCCTTTCTgttaaaggaaggaaaggtgGTGATTTTAGTTGCCTCTTTCATTTTGGGGTACAAGCCTCCAATTGCCTTTGACACCAAGCAGAAATAGTGTGTTCAAGCAGAAATGGTGACAACTGAACCTTTGCATATGGAGTGGAGCTTAGAGACATACGGTGGCCACTGTCCAACACTtccagggaaagggaggggatgGATAATCCCAGGGAATTAAGCTCTTTGCACTGAAGGGCTGTGTGGGTTCTCTGTACACCCTGCAGTGTGgttccttccctcctgcctttaCTCCAAGCCGTATTCACCCAGTGCGGGgactgcagagcagccctgctgagacCTGCCGTGCCCCAGAGCTCCCAGCACCGC
This window harbors:
- the PUF60 gene encoding poly(U)-binding-splicing factor PUF60 isoform X1, producing the protein MAATTTMSLGTESIKMENGQSTAAKLGLPPLTPEQQEALQKAKKYAMEQSIKSVLVKQTIAHQQQQLTNLQMAAVTMGFGDPLSPLQSMAAQRQRALAIMCRVYVGSIYYELGEDTIRQAFAPFGPIKSIDMSWDSVTMKHKGFAFVEYEVPEAAQLALEQMNSVMLGGRNIKVGRPSNIGQAQPIIDQLAEEARAFNRIYVASVHQDLSDDDIKSVFEAFGKIKSCTLARDPTTGKHKGYGFIEYEKAQSSQDAVSSMNLFDLGGQYLRVGKAVTPPMPLLTPATPGGLPPAAAVAAAAATAKITAQEAVAGAAVLGTLATPGLVSPALTLAQPLGALPQAVMAAQAPGVITGVTPARPPIPVTIPQVGVVNPILASPPALGLMEVKKEKEEEEVFQESERPEMLSEQEHMSISGSSARHMVMQKLLRKQESTVMVLRNMVDPKDIDDDLEGEVTEECGKFGAVNRVIIYQEKQGEEEDAEIIVKIFVEFSMASETHKAIQALNGRWFAGRKVVAEVYDQERFDNSDLSA
- the PUF60 gene encoding poly(U)-binding-splicing factor PUF60 isoform X2 translates to MAATTTMSLGTESIKMENGQSTAAKLGLPPLTPEQQEALQKAKKYAMEQSIKSVLVKQTIAHQQQQLTNLQMAAQRQRALAIMCRVYVGSIYYELGEDTIRQAFAPFGPIKSIDMSWDSVTMKHKGFAFVEYEVPEAAQLALEQMNSVMLGGRNIKVGRPSNIGQAQPIIDQLAEEARAFNRIYVASVHQDLSDDDIKSVFEAFGKIKSCTLARDPTTGKHKGYGFIEYEKAQSSQDAVSSMNLFDLGGQYLRVGKAVTPPMPLLTPATPGGLPPAAAVAAAAATAKITAQEAVAGAAVLGTLATPGLVSPALTLAQPLGALPQAVMAAQAPGVITGVTPARPPIPVTIPQVGVVNPILASPPALGLMEVKKEKEEEEVFQESERPEMLSEQEHMSISGSSARHMVMQKLLRKQESTVMVLRNMVDPKDIDDDLEGEVTEECGKFGAVNRVIIYQEKQGEEEDAEIIVKIFVEFSMASETHKAIQALNGRWFAGRKVVAEVYDQERFDNSDLSA